From Parasteatoda tepidariorum isolate YZ-2023 chromosome 1, CAS_Ptep_4.0, whole genome shotgun sequence, one genomic window encodes:
- the LOC122269214 gene encoding uncharacterized protein, whose translation MSSNFKIVFIVFLDSLIHQTMLADRSQGVLSQVFLENHNFYQPRRTRHAVHVYSPGFQRSFRRRKLGIPFYKKKYQTAPKVLRSSQFSARNQRESPLKTPASFSSHNVKNTVHSALKLKLSKIIIKEVKEVIKVFSVDNGENSTEYFNGFTNEFSTALFDRTMQFNEHVKTTSKTSFNRRKYTWRKKILPVADKKKTVKITPSLIQQDTVSSNNIPVTSKSTPFWNYNIMTPTEYFKVDKIKTMKQPHKIHKIHFKHKLSKTYTPRILTSGAFENISSYFSQTTGRPSKTTETFVSSNQEKNRLPTDHPWRVSTPTDYYSHSIKPTDRHSHNIKSTDHHSQTIKSPEYHSPVTEHADYSLETLTSTDFNATKSSSDGITTFTGEISPTEDFGAKKHQDGDLMKNNSKMVGSFYKEKNSSVTQVKKIIESDWPYGETKDNQDVERFFHFRPLKAPLFLSRSSSNVGWDFVTTVRQPRWFLKKIQNIRLRDINEADEEYKGSSTTEIFDDVTISTKDNRTDMLNHAEDMEKTLLYLD comes from the exons ATgtcatcgaattttaaaatagtcttcATTGTCTTTTTAGATTCGCTTATACATCAAa CAATGCTGGCTGACAGAAGTCAAGGAGTTCTTAGTCAAGTATTTTtggaaaaccataatttttaccagCCCAGAAGAACGCGTCATGCCGTACATGTGTACTCACCTg GTTTTCAAAGAAGCTTTAGAAGAAGGAAGTTAGGTATTccattttacaagaaaaaatatcaaacagctCCGAAGGTTCTCAGAAGTTCACAATTTTCAGCGCGTAATCAAAGGGAAAGTCCTTTAAAAACTCCAG CAAGCTTCTCCAGTcacaatgttaaaaatacagTTCACAGCGCATTGAAACTTAAGCTCTCtaagataattataaaagaagtaAAGGAAGTTATAAAGGTATTTAGTGTTGATAATGGAGAAAACTCAACAGAATATTTCAATGGTTTTACGAACGAGTTCAGTACAGCATTATTTGATCGGACAATGCAATTCAATGAACATGTTAAAACCACATCCAAAACCAGCTTCAACCGAAGGAAATATACTTGGAGAAAAAAGATTCTTCCTGTAGCTGACAAGAAAAAGACAGTTAAGATCACTCCTAGTTTAATTCAACAGGATACAGTGTCATCGAATAATATACCTGTGACATCaaaaagcactcctttttggaATTATAATATCATGACACCAActgaatatttcaaagttgACAAAATCAAAACTATGAAGCAGCCGCACAagattcataaaatacattttaaacataaactatCCAAGACCTATACCCCTCGAATACTTACTTCTGGTGCATTCGAGAACATTAGTTCTTATTTTAGCCAAACTACTGGGCGACCTTCAAAAACAACTGAAACATTTGTTTCTAGCAACCAAGAAAAAAACAGATTACCTACAGATCATCCTTGGAGAGTTTCAACGCCTACAGATTATTACTCACACAGTATAAAACCTACAGATCGCCACTCACACAATATAAAATCTACAGATCACCACTCACAGACTATAAAGTCTCCAGAATATCATTCACCTGTTACTGAGCATGCAGATTACAGTCTGGAGACACTCACTAGTACCGATTTCAATGCCACAAAATCCTCATCTGATGGAATAACCACTTTTACTGGTGAAATATCTCCCACTGAAGACTTTGGCGCCAAAAAACACCAAGATGGCGATTTGATGAAAAACAATTCCAAGATGGTGGGATCCTTCTACAAGGAAAAGAACTCTTCAGTAACCCAAGTCAAGAAGATAATAGAAAGTGACTGGCCATACGGAGAAACGAAGGATAATCAAGATGTAGAAAGGTTCTTTCATTTTCGACCACTTAAAGCACCTCTTTTCCTCAGTCGCTCATCTTCTAATGTCGGTTGGGATTTCGTTACGACTGTCCGACAGCCCAgatggtttttgaaaaaaattcaaaatattagattaaGGGATATTAATGAGGCTGACGAAGAGTACAAAGGTAGTTCCACTACAGAAATATTTGATGATGTAACAATAAGTACTAAAGACAATCGAACAGATATGCTTAACCATGCAGAAGATATGGAAAAAACTCTTCTTTATTTAGATTGA
- the LOC107440181 gene encoding Golgi-associated plant pathogenesis-related protein 1 isoform X2, which produces MEKTGSVELEAFKRDTFNAHNNYRTMHGCPPLLMSDELSDIAQSWAAKLAEKGFLQYSENPGLGENISLVDLEKPSRKGEQIVKEWYKEINNYNYSKPGWKRGAYRFSQLLWKSTTEIGVGVAKIPGQNKAYVVVNYRPAGNNNMPGEFERNVLPPQKKHFENDNANIRKITNKR; this is translated from the exons GTTCTGTTGAATTAGAAGCTTTCAAACGAGATACTTTCAATGCCCATAACAACTACAGGACGATGCATGGATGTCCACCGTTATTGATGTCCGATGAGCTGAGTGACATAGCCCAGTCATGGGCAGCTAAGTTAGCCGAGAAAGGATTTCTACAGTACAGTGAAAATCCag GATTAGGTGAAAATATCTCTCTCGTAGATTTGGAAAAACCATCGAGAAAAGGTGAACAAATTGTCAAAGAATGGTACAAGgaaataaataactacaacTACAGCAAGCCAGGTTGGAAAAGAG gtgCCTACAGGTTTTCTCAGCTGTTATGGAAAAGCACGACAGAAATCGGCGTGGGTGTTGCCAAAATACCAGGACAAAATAAAGCCTATGTTGTCGTAAACTATAGACCTGCTGGCAACAACAACATGCCTGGAGAATTCGAACGCAACGTTCTACCCCCacagaaaaaacattttgaaaacgaCAATGCGAATATTCGCAAAATCACGAACAAGCGATAA